In Bacillota bacterium, the DNA window GCAACGACCGAGCGCGGTTTGTTTTCGGGATCATCCTGTTTCATAGGAACGAGATAGTAGTGTTTGCTGTTTAACAGCATTCCTATATTTTTGGCGTTTGCCGCAAGCGCATCGTTGCTGGACACGGCGACTACGATATTTTTTCCGTTTCTCATATGCGCTTTAGCCGCAAGAGTCACAGATGTGTCAGCGATGCCGGCTGCAAGTTTTGCAAGTGTATTCCCCGTACAGGGTGCTACGACTAGAATATCCAGCATTTTTTTAGGTCCTATAGGCTCGGCTGCCTTGATGGTGTGTATTAT includes these proteins:
- a CDS encoding dipicolinate synthase subunit B — encoded protein: MDEKIRVGFALCGSFCTFSAVLPVLKQLVEKGYDVQPIMSDTAYETDTRFGNAEDFNKTIKDICGKDIIHTIKAAEPIGPKKMLDILVVAPCTGNTLAKLAAGIADTSVTLAAKAHMRNGKNIVVAVSSNDALAANAKNIGMLLNSKHYYLVPMKQDDPENKPRSVVADMKMIIPTLEAALENRQIQPIFI